In Gemmatimonadota bacterium, a single genomic region encodes these proteins:
- a CDS encoding UDP-N-acetylmuramate--L-alanine ligase, with protein sequence MTGVHVDLRALAAEQPVHFVGVGGVGMFALAELLLRQGGRVTGCDLKESQAFVDLRALGAEIHLGHDDSHVEQASALVVTSAVPAGHPEMLRARERGIPVLKRGQALGACVNAGCVVAIAGTHGKTTTTAMATEVLARAGKNPTGLVGGRVPGWSGNLRFGSDDLFVVEADEYDRSFHALTPDVAVVTNLEADHLDIYGNLEGVREGFLTFLRGMRNGGRIVACADDHGAASLLPGAGSAGFSYGMSAGSMLRAIDVRVTSATTSCRVVEEGVGVGELTLSMGGVHNLRNALAAAAVSRALGAEWAAILEALASFRGVKRRFERLGEAHGVVVIDDYAHHPTEIEATLAAAHSMFPAARIVAAFQPHLYSRTRDFADAFGVSLASADLAYVTDVFPAREAPIPGITGETVVAALERAGLREVRYVAEVGALPEALLDELRPGDVLLTLGAGSIEDVGQTVLDGLEASVHA encoded by the coding sequence ATGACCGGCGTGCACGTTGATCTGCGCGCGCTCGCGGCGGAGCAGCCCGTCCACTTCGTCGGGGTCGGAGGCGTGGGCATGTTCGCGCTCGCTGAACTCCTCCTGCGGCAAGGGGGGCGGGTAACCGGCTGCGATCTGAAGGAGAGTCAGGCGTTCGTCGACCTGCGTGCTCTCGGCGCGGAGATTCACTTGGGTCACGACGACTCGCACGTCGAACAGGCGTCCGCGCTGGTCGTCACATCCGCAGTGCCGGCGGGCCACCCCGAGATGCTGCGTGCACGTGAGCGCGGAATCCCGGTGCTCAAGCGCGGGCAGGCGCTCGGTGCATGCGTGAACGCGGGGTGCGTAGTCGCGATCGCCGGCACCCACGGCAAGACGACGACGACGGCGATGGCCACGGAGGTGCTCGCCAGAGCCGGGAAAAACCCGACGGGCCTGGTCGGTGGGCGTGTGCCGGGCTGGTCGGGCAATCTCCGCTTCGGGTCCGACGACCTCTTCGTCGTGGAGGCCGACGAGTACGATCGCTCGTTCCACGCGCTCACGCCCGACGTGGCCGTGGTCACCAATCTCGAGGCGGATCACCTCGACATCTACGGCAACCTCGAAGGTGTGCGCGAGGGCTTCCTGACCTTTCTCCGCGGCATGCGGAACGGTGGCCGGATCGTGGCGTGCGCCGACGACCACGGCGCTGCGTCGCTACTGCCGGGCGCCGGCTCCGCGGGCTTCTCCTACGGGATGTCGGCCGGCTCGATGCTGCGAGCCATCGACGTACGAGTCACCTCGGCGACAACGAGCTGCCGGGTCGTAGAAGAGGGGGTCGGGGTTGGCGAGCTGACGCTCTCGATGGGGGGAGTACACAACCTGCGCAACGCTCTCGCGGCGGCCGCCGTGTCCAGGGCGTTGGGCGCCGAGTGGGCGGCGATCCTGGAAGCACTCGCGAGCTTCCGTGGGGTGAAACGCCGCTTCGAGCGGCTCGGAGAAGCCCACGGCGTAGTCGTGATCGACGACTATGCGCACCACCCGACCGAGATCGAAGCGACGCTCGCGGCGGCGCATTCGATGTTCCCGGCAGCCCGTATCGTGGCGGCGTTCCAGCCACACTTGTACTCACGGACGCGCGACTTTGCGGACGCCTTCGGGGTCTCGCTGGCGTCCGCCGACCTCGCCTACGTCACCGACGTGTTCCCGGCCCGAGAAGCCCCGATCCCCGGAATCACCGGGGAGACCGTAGTAGCGGCGCTGGAGCGGGCGGGTCTGAGAGAGGTGCGCTACGTGGCAGAAGTCGGCGCTCTGCCGGAAGCCCTCCTGGACGAACTTCGCCCGGGTGACGTGCTGCTAACGCTCGGGGCCGGCTCGATCGAAGACGTGGGGCAGACGGTGCTCGATGGCCTGGAGGCGAGCGTCCATGCGTAG
- a CDS encoding FtsQ-type POTRA domain-containing protein: MRRELRILLATVLLGAAWTWGGRVPEALSEMEAFRVTEVEIRGVRYLTRSDVLEAIRVGPDTSVWGDLDSWAEALRAHPLVRTVEVERRIPNALVITIGERVPVALVSTPTVVPVDEEGILLPLDPAEHRLDLPLVDVGRAPAAGSRLLPGQARELVAEVARLMSIDTAFLQMVSEVRWGERRTIVARWIEPDVEFLLPLGVSQDRLREALNALAHAASNTSGEVPEVIDLRFADQVVVRRTSGK; encoded by the coding sequence ATGCGTAGAGAACTCCGCATCCTGCTCGCGACCGTTCTTCTCGGCGCCGCGTGGACGTGGGGCGGGCGTGTTCCCGAAGCGCTCTCTGAGATGGAGGCGTTCCGGGTCACCGAAGTCGAGATCCGGGGAGTGCGCTACCTCACCCGCTCAGATGTGCTCGAGGCGATACGTGTCGGGCCTGACACGTCGGTTTGGGGTGACCTCGACTCATGGGCCGAAGCGCTTCGAGCCCACCCGCTGGTTCGGACAGTTGAAGTCGAGCGCAGGATTCCGAACGCGCTCGTGATCACGATCGGTGAACGCGTACCGGTGGCCTTGGTCTCGACCCCGACGGTCGTGCCCGTCGACGAGGAAGGCATCCTACTTCCGCTCGATCCCGCTGAGCACCGTCTCGACCTGCCGCTCGTCGACGTGGGTCGGGCTCCCGCAGCCGGCTCGAGGCTGCTTCCGGGGCAAGCGCGTGAGCTCGTGGCCGAGGTCGCTCGCCTCATGAGTATCGACACCGCGTTCTTGCAGATGGTCTCCGAGGTGCGGTGGGGGGAGCGCCGGACGATCGTCGCACGCTGGATCGAGCCCGACGTGGAGTTTCTGCTGCCCCTCGGTGTGTCGCAGGACCGCCTTCGCGAGGCCTTGAACGCGCTCGCTCACGCGGCCTCGAACACATCGGGCGAAGTGCCTGAAGTGATAGACCTGCGATTCGCGGACCAGGTGGTGGTCCGTCGCACCAGCGGAAAGTGA
- the ftsA gene encoding cell division protein FtsA has product MRSNLIAGLDIGTTKTCAVIGEIMGDLRRPGLTILGVGQTRTSGLRGDTVTNIEEMTESVRTSLKEAELMAGVAVDRVYAGIGGDHVRATSSMGVVAVSEDDITADDVDRVHVVARAVALPPDREMLHAIPQEYRVDRQRGIKDPLGMAGVRLEAEVFLVTCAITASANIRKAVNRAGYRVQELVLEPLAGARAVLTEDEKEVGVAMVEIGASTTDLAVYYEGKVQHVAILPFGGNTLTADLVRGLSVPYAEAQKAKEHYGTAFAQLVDPRETVEMPGPSPGQRRAVARELIAHIVEQRLDEMFSLVQGELQDHALLDKLGAGVVLTGGTVAIPGILELSQQIFASPVRLGVPSEGLSGLADSVGRPRFAIATGLALWGADRFAETGRGASTITSGMLTKLGTWLKEFF; this is encoded by the coding sequence ATGCGTTCAAACCTCATCGCGGGACTCGACATCGGGACCACGAAGACATGCGCTGTGATCGGTGAGATCATGGGGGATCTCCGGCGGCCAGGTCTCACGATCCTCGGCGTCGGCCAGACCCGCACGAGCGGTCTGCGCGGCGACACAGTGACGAACATCGAGGAGATGACGGAGTCGGTCCGCACGTCGCTCAAGGAAGCCGAACTCATGGCCGGCGTGGCCGTCGATCGCGTGTACGCCGGGATCGGGGGTGACCACGTGCGAGCCACGAGCTCGATGGGCGTGGTCGCGGTCTCCGAAGACGACATCACGGCGGACGATGTCGACCGCGTGCACGTGGTCGCGCGCGCTGTCGCGCTGCCACCGGACCGGGAGATGCTGCACGCGATTCCGCAGGAGTACAGGGTCGACCGGCAGCGCGGGATCAAGGATCCACTCGGCATGGCCGGTGTCCGACTGGAAGCCGAGGTCTTCCTCGTCACATGCGCGATCACCGCGTCGGCGAACATCCGCAAGGCCGTCAACCGAGCGGGGTACCGCGTTCAGGAGCTCGTGCTGGAGCCCCTCGCGGGAGCTCGTGCCGTGCTCACCGAAGACGAGAAGGAAGTCGGTGTGGCGATGGTCGAGATCGGCGCTTCAACCACGGACTTAGCAGTGTACTACGAGGGCAAGGTGCAGCACGTGGCGATCTTGCCGTTCGGCGGCAACACGCTTACCGCCGACCTCGTCCGTGGTCTGTCGGTTCCATACGCAGAAGCGCAGAAAGCCAAGGAGCACTACGGCACGGCGTTCGCGCAGTTGGTCGATCCCCGCGAAACCGTAGAAATGCCTGGACCGTCGCCAGGCCAGAGACGGGCCGTCGCGCGTGAGTTGATCGCGCACATCGTCGAGCAGCGCCTGGACGAAATGTTCAGTCTGGTGCAGGGCGAGCTCCAGGACCACGCCTTGCTGGACAAGCTCGGCGCCGGCGTCGTACTCACAGGGGGTACCGTCGCGATTCCCGGCATCCTCGAGCTGTCCCAACAGATCTTCGCCTCACCGGTGCGGTTGGGCGTGCCGAGCGAGGGCCTCAGCGGGCTCGCCGACTCCGTCGGCCGCCCTCGCTTCGCCATCGCGACTGGGCTCGCGCTCTGGGGCGCGGACCGTTTCGCAGAGACCGGGCGTGGGGCATCCACGATCACCTCTGGCATGCTCACGAAGCTCGGCACGTGGCTGAAGGAGTTCTTCTAG
- the ftsZ gene encoding cell division protein FtsZ, producing MIFEFEETPVRNARMKVVGVGGAGGNAVNRMIDEDLEGVEFISMNTDAQALKRSRAQVTLQIGKKLTRGLGTGARPEVGRQALAESEEDVRRALDGADLVFVTAGMGGGTGTGAAPMVAEIAREMGALTIGVVTKPFSFEGKKRERQANQGLAELRRSVDTMILVPNDRLLAVVPKGTSFRDALKKADEVLLNATQGISDLIRVTGEVNVDFADVRTIMAARGPALMGSGFGEGDNRAQEAAQEAISSPLLDDVSIAGAKGVLINITGGLDLAIDEVTQISSIIQEEAGDEAEIIFGAVHDPDLEGKIRVTVIATGFDTAEDEKVIPGDFRRSRPQTQPRAVPAQTPVVQEVAQFETVRMAVGGGGVEEVLPLNRFPEQTVSRAQLVELDIPTFIRRQMD from the coding sequence ATGATCTTCGAGTTCGAGGAGACTCCAGTCCGAAACGCCCGAATGAAGGTGGTCGGGGTCGGTGGTGCGGGCGGCAACGCCGTCAATCGCATGATCGACGAAGACTTGGAGGGCGTCGAGTTCATCTCGATGAACACCGACGCCCAGGCGCTGAAGCGTTCGCGTGCCCAGGTCACGCTGCAGATCGGGAAGAAGCTGACGCGTGGTCTCGGCACCGGCGCACGCCCTGAAGTGGGGCGTCAGGCGCTCGCCGAAAGTGAAGAAGACGTGCGCAGGGCACTCGACGGAGCCGACCTGGTGTTCGTGACAGCGGGCATGGGCGGCGGTACCGGAACGGGTGCTGCTCCGATGGTCGCCGAGATTGCCCGTGAAATGGGTGCGCTCACGATCGGGGTCGTGACGAAGCCGTTCTCGTTCGAGGGCAAGAAGCGGGAGCGCCAGGCGAACCAGGGGTTGGCTGAGCTTCGTCGCAGTGTGGACACGATGATACTCGTGCCCAACGACCGGTTGCTTGCCGTCGTGCCGAAGGGGACGTCCTTCCGCGACGCGCTCAAGAAGGCGGACGAGGTGCTGCTGAATGCCACACAGGGCATCAGCGACCTCATCCGTGTGACGGGTGAGGTCAACGTCGACTTTGCGGACGTGCGCACCATCATGGCTGCACGGGGTCCGGCGCTCATGGGCTCGGGCTTCGGCGAGGGTGACAACCGGGCGCAGGAGGCGGCCCAGGAGGCGATCTCCTCTCCGCTGCTCGACGACGTGTCCATCGCCGGTGCGAAAGGTGTTTTGATCAACATCACCGGGGGCCTGGACCTCGCCATTGACGAGGTTACACAGATCTCTTCGATTATCCAGGAGGAGGCGGGAGACGAGGCGGAGATCATCTTTGGTGCCGTCCACGACCCGGATCTAGAGGGCAAGATCCGCGTGACGGTGATCGCCACAGGCTTCGATACCGCCGAAGACGAAAAGGTGATTCCGGGCGACTTCCGGCGATCCCGGCCGCAGACCCAGCCCAGGGCGGTGCCGGCCCAGACGCCGGTCGTTCAAGAGGTGGCTCAGTTCGAGACGGTTCGCATGGCAGTGGGTGGTGGAGGTGTGGAGGAGGTTCTTCCTCTGAACAGGTTCCCGGAGCAGACGGTCTCGCGCGCGCAGCTCGTGGAGCTCGATATTCCGACGTTCATCCGTCGCCAAATGGATTAG
- a CDS encoding M23 family metallopeptidase has translation MKTGKHTRWKWFMVTLGVAAPASCYQVPPDVGTLSAVYAEPAEHIRILALRRGQTLGQLLEGSLSYNQQASLFLALQEHADPRRMRAGTEVTLRFSKGDESLRGVDVEVSRDVTVRLSLVSGAWSSELVPTPVYVDTMTATGEIETNLWAAVVGNPALNRMTAGDAARLIDALDNVFKWQVDFSRQTRVGDTYRFAFQREVRPDGSMRAGRLLAAEFVNSGTAYHAIWFDPNDDGDGSYFDLNGESVRRAFLLKPLTYRRISGRFTNSRFHPILKTWRAHRGVDYAAARGTEIMATSDGVVVHRGAKGSFGNMIEIRHPNGFITRYAHMSRFRPGVNLGTRVRQSDIIGYVGMTGLAGGPHLHYEILSDGRQIDPLLMDLPAGDPVPSEDRLRWLEEMTTRVSLLEAIPGAGPVRVFAADEEPDLPEDDPGGAR, from the coding sequence GTGAAAACTGGGAAGCACACCCGCTGGAAGTGGTTCATGGTGACGCTTGGCGTTGCCGCGCCTGCGTCGTGCTACCAGGTGCCGCCCGATGTGGGGACGCTGAGTGCGGTCTACGCCGAGCCCGCGGAGCACATCCGGATCTTGGCGCTCCGCCGGGGGCAGACGCTCGGGCAGCTGCTGGAGGGCTCCCTCAGCTACAACCAACAAGCGTCGCTCTTCCTCGCGCTGCAGGAGCACGCCGATCCCCGGCGAATGCGAGCCGGGACCGAGGTCACGCTTCGCTTCAGCAAGGGCGACGAGTCGTTGCGCGGCGTCGACGTGGAGGTGAGCCGCGACGTGACCGTGCGACTTTCCCTGGTCAGCGGCGCCTGGTCCTCCGAGCTCGTGCCAACACCCGTTTATGTCGACACGATGACCGCCACGGGCGAGATCGAGACCAACCTTTGGGCGGCGGTGGTCGGGAACCCTGCGCTCAATCGCATGACGGCTGGCGACGCGGCCCGTCTCATCGATGCGCTCGACAACGTCTTCAAGTGGCAGGTCGACTTCTCTCGTCAGACCCGTGTCGGAGACACGTACCGCTTCGCGTTCCAGCGCGAGGTCCGGCCGGATGGCTCCATGCGAGCGGGTCGCTTGCTCGCGGCAGAGTTCGTCAACTCGGGCACGGCGTACCACGCGATCTGGTTCGACCCGAACGATGACGGCGACGGCTCTTACTTCGACCTGAACGGGGAGTCGGTCCGGCGGGCCTTCTTGCTGAAACCGCTGACGTACCGGCGCATCTCTGGGCGCTTCACAAACTCGCGTTTCCACCCGATCCTCAAGACGTGGCGCGCGCACCGCGGCGTGGACTACGCCGCGGCCCGCGGCACGGAGATCATGGCTACGTCCGACGGTGTTGTGGTCCACCGTGGTGCAAAGGGGTCATTCGGCAACATGATCGAGATTCGGCACCCCAACGGTTTCATCACCCGCTATGCCCATATGAGTCGCTTCCGCCCTGGTGTGAACCTCGGCACTCGTGTCCGACAGAGCGACATCATCGGATACGTCGGCATGACGGGCCTCGCGGGAGGTCCGCACCTCCACTACGAGATTCTCAGCGACGGGCGGCAGATCGATCCGCTGTTGATGGACCTCCCGGCCGGGGACCCGGTGCCGTCGGAGGATCGCTTGCGTTGGCTGGAAGAGATGACCACTCGCGTCTCGCTGCTCGAAGCGATCCCGGGTGCCGGGCCGGTTCGTGTATTTGCCGCGGACGAAGAGCCCGACCTGCCCGAGGACGACCCCGGGGGCGCGCGGTAG